A region from the Vicia villosa cultivar HV-30 ecotype Madison, WI linkage group LG3, Vvil1.0, whole genome shotgun sequence genome encodes:
- the LOC131655955 gene encoding cytochrome P450 94B3-like: MLWYYIFLVLPILSFLFHRRVTTFHNTPTHTPPSYPIIGCLISFYQNRHRLLDFYTHHLSQSPTQTILLNRLGARRTVLTANPLNVEYILKTNFKNYPKGKHFTEVLGDLLGGGIFNVDGTLWSDQRKLLSHEFTTRSLRDFVAKTLEDEVQQRLIPLLDLASSRNLVVDMQDILTRLTFEIVCKVSLGYDPCCLDLSKHVPPLLFAFDKASEISAMRATLPVPLIWKIKRMLNVGSEKSLKESVRIVHESVMEIIREKKKEINEKKCISGSDLLTKLLEAGHDEITVRDIVISIVMAGRDTSSAAMTWFFWLLTRNRSIEEVIVKGVRESFGGKNDKNDSELMRSFDYDDLKEMKYLKACLCESMRLYPPVVWDSKHAVTNDVLPDGTRVGKGDRVIYSPYGMGRMEALWGKDWNEFKPDRWFDEGDINGVLKYVSPYKFAVFQAGPRICLGKEMAFIQMEYAVASILNKFEIRPVLDGKPVFLPHLTAHMDGGFKVKVHKRV, encoded by the coding sequence ATGTTGTGGTACTACATTTTCTTGGTACTTCCCATTCTCTCATTTCTCTTTCACAGACGTGTAACAACATTTCATAACACTCCAACTCACACCCCTCCTTCCTATCCAATCATAGGTTGCCTTATCTCTTTTTACCAAAATCGCCACCGCCTTCTAGATTTCTATACTCACCACCTCTCCCAGTCTCCAACTCAAACCATCCTCCTCAACCGTCTCGGCGCTCGCCGAACCGTTTTAACTGCCAATCCTCTCAATGTTGAATACATCCTCAAAACCAATTTCAAAAACTATCCTAAAGGAAAACACTTCACTGAAGTCCTCGGCGACCTTCTAGGTGGCGGTATATTCAATGTAGACGGTACATTATGGTCAGATCAGCGCAAACTACTCAGCCATGAATTCACCACGAGATCTCTCAGAGATTTCGTTGCCAAGActcttgaagatgaagttcaacaAAGACTTATTCCATTGCTTGATTTGGCTTCTAGTCGTAACCTTGTAGTTGACATGCAGGATATCTTGACGAGACTCACATTTGAAATAGTGTGTAAAGTTTCACTTGGCTATGATCCTTGTTGTTTAGATTTATCTAAACATGTGCCACCTCTTTTGTTCGCGTTCGACAAAGCTTCCGAGATAAGCGCAATGCGAGCAACTTTACCGGTTCCTTTGATTTGGAAGATCAAGAGGATGCTTAATGTTGGATCGGAGAAATCACTTAAAGAAAGTGTTAGAATTGTTCATGAATCGGTGATGGAGATAAttagagaaaagaaaaaagaaattaatgAGAAAAAATGTATTAGTGGGAGTGATTTGTTGACTAAGTTGTTGGAGGCAGGTCATGATGAAATCACGGTGAGAGATATTGTTATTAGTATCGTCATGGCAGGGAGAGACACGTCGTCAGCAGCAATGACATGGTTCTTTTGGCTGTTGACAAGGAATCGTAGCATAGAGGAAGTGATAGTGAAGGGAGTGAGGGAATCTTTTGGAGGAAAAAATGACAAGAATGATTCTGAGTTGATGAGGTCTTTTGATTATGATGATTTGAAAGAGATGAAGTATTTGAAAGCTTGTTTGTGTGAGTCAATGAGGTTGTATCCACCGGTGGTGTGGGATTCGAAGCATGCCGTGACCAATGACGTGTTGCCGGATGGAACTAGGGTTGGGAAAGGAGATAGGGTGATTTATTCTCCTTATGGGATGGGGAGGATGGAGGCGTTATGGGGAAAAGACTGGAATGAGTTTAAACCAGATCGGTGGTTTGATGAAGGGGATATTAATGGAGTTTTGAAGTATGTGAGTCCTTATAAGTTTGCGGTATTTCAAGCTGGTCCCAGAATTTGTCTTGGGAAAGAAATGGCTTTTATTCAAATGGAGTATGCTGTGGCTTCAATTCTCAATAAGTTTGAAATTAGGCCTGTGTTAGATGGCAAGCCAGTGTTTTTGCCTCATCTTACTGCTCATATGGATGGTGGGTTCAAAGTGAAGGTCCACAAGAGAGTTTAA